Within the Carassius gibelio isolate Cgi1373 ecotype wild population from Czech Republic chromosome B4, carGib1.2-hapl.c, whole genome shotgun sequence genome, the region attgaatgcttagagcgagctgtgctgtggtaaacgtGGAACTTTTCtttgacatgaaacgataaataaataaacctcggatccattgcttgacagaactccccgaagcctgCCCCATCCGTGATACTGATccgtctcatgtccttacaaatgaacaaaattattttatccgttatggcctcttgtcgtgttgcagacaaagagcttgtggcgggcgatgcaaagtaacgttaagCGTCAAGACGTTACAAATGTTATGATGTAGTTCCACACATTATCCCATGCTCATTTTTGAGATGTGAACTCAGAATGCTTgtggtcgaatggtatgctaactgtatcttaaatagcttgcataaaACTTTATCTCGtgggtcaacaattttacctcattttctctgctgcggtcgagttgggctctgcatTTGCTaccatcttccatgaagacgcgtcaactttcagcagtgatgctgtgccagacagtgcgactcTTGTGACCTGTCCCTAAACCCTCTGGCGCGCTAGCGCCCACTCGCAAAACAGACAACCACGCCTCTACtactagtgatgggatttatggctctttgaggggatccggatcttcgcgatccgttcctttcaaagagccgttcaaaagaatggctcttttggctctttttaaatatgtagtcagttttaagaagccagcttgggggcatctcagtttatcctggaaataatcactgggaggtattatgaggtgagatttgtagtcaaataattaaagctcagatatcacacaccaatatctgagtttgaattattctgaaatattgattattacctcatttctcatgtgtcgactatattccatagggttgcacaaatccctctgcttagacagtgacatcattattttgatttacctttagtacaaagtgtgtgtgtgtaaaactacgttgacttatgttattcatacaatactttacagcttttactacaaacacttccacacaagaacattgttatcacacaagaacattttgatagaaaactaattttttttttaagtagataaaattagaataaataaaatggaaatgtctacatactacatactattactactgtaaactttgcaaataggacatcagccccttcaagtcaatgaacaataacaaagtgggctgcaatgaatgtctgtggaaaacagcttttagtgaaacatttctatacaagtacagtatcacaaaagaacatttttaatgattttaaaataagttttaaatgaacacaaaatgcaatgtaaatgcatgcacaactaataactaatatcatcacgctataaagggttggcctgcgctgggtgcgcccctccccctataactgttctgtctcctggaggagctcatttgtatgaacacgcataggaaaaaagaacgatagaaagaacggctcctctccagtcgcgactcggctcccatcgttcatgtttatgagccgttcaaaagtatcggttcgttcgcgaacgtcacaactctatcTACTACCGCGatcgtttttttttctcacaatttttttaattCGAATActaattttcaccttcgaaattcgtttttttttttactatttgaatGCATATTCGAATTTAGAttattcgttgacagccctacACTACATATagtgtgacccattaaatatgactataaaaaataagttcataatattgataatattattgcactttatttattattataattttttaaataatgtaataaagtgTGGTACTACTATCTAAAATTAAAAGGGAgtgttaaaaacaaatacaattattatttaatacacacCATTGTTCAAGTTTAAGTCCACTGACGTTAATTtactctcctgtctggtttgtttttTTCGGCATTATAATATGTCTATATATCTAGATGAAAAAACCCTAAAATCACTTAATGTGAATTTGTTTACACAACATTCTTAATGTTTGAACAATTACAGtagatattataatattttgtattttaaaattgacCTGTCGAAAATCCTTTTACGTCAATGACTCATATACTAGACATGGCAGTCTCACTCTGAATAGTTCTGATTTAATTTCGGATAGATTTTATCTTAAGACGTTAAGACATTAAACACTTCATACCCAAATTTTACTCCATGAGTAACCATTATCAAGCAGACAATCTGATCTTGTTGCAGAAGGAATGGAGTAAGGACTTAAAATGTGACATTGACGAAAATGTCTGGGAAGATATTATTATAGACTACCCTTGAATATctgaaatagataaaaaaaaaaaaaaatgcaatttaatattgTACATAGAGCTAATGTATCACTACAAAAATATAGCAAAGTAAATACTGTATCACCCCAATGTCCCAAATGCAGTAACGGTATCAGCTCATTGTCTTTGGGAATGTCCTTTGATTGCTGATTTTTGGAATGGTGTTTGTGACAATCTATCTATAATTTTTAACAGAAGGTTACAGCATCCCCAATTAAAGTGTTTACTGGGTGTCTTGccctccttttttttttggaatactCCAAAAGATGTTTTTAAACCTTTGCAGATGTCGGGGAGGGAATTAATTATGAATAAACAGGACAGGACAGAACCCCCTCTTATAAAGGAGTGGGTAATTCTGATTAAACAATCCATACTTATGGAAAAGATAGGATATATATTAAAAAGGTAAATACAATTCATTTCAGAAGCTGTGGGTAACTGTCTTGGCATTGATAATAAGTTTACTATGTACCCTTATCTGTCTACATGATGGTACTCTTTTCtctcatttttttctttgtacaATGTAAATGCTGTATACTTTAATGTATATGcagattattttgaaaaaaattgtggataacttttattaatttcttctgtgttttgtattataataaaacaattggTTCCCATGTTATATTatgtgtccctaatacctgtgtacttgcATAGTAACTTTATGTGTACATAATATGTAACAACAGTGTAGGTATACATTGGTGCATATTATCTACAGCTCTGATGTGTAGCTACACACTTGTAACAACCCACTGAATGGTAtttgtaagtacaaatgtgtaacaggacattggtaacaacactttttggtaatgaaagtaaaaatgtgtaatgaaagtgttacactttatattagattAATCATGTAATTACTCTGATGTTACACAGCAGTGGCCAGTAAGATAAGCTTTACATAAAAATTGTGGTTGGTGTCCAGATTGTTACAATTTATATTAAGTggacagttcctgaggagttactatgtaagtacatTGGTATTACAGTTGTAGTGGACCGCACATTCCAGTGCCCAGTTTATGGTAGGGCCCTTCTCTGACCACAACAGTGGACAAAGGTTTGCTACATTTTAATTGGATCTTGGAGGACTAATTACCCaaaacatttgtaccaggaacttttttccccccatacCTGTTGcttgctgcgtttccaccgcggtgtaaagtaccgggaagattaggcaaatagactggtgacgtaggtctgcgcacgtttctcaatacaaagtacattgattttggacgtgcatcctcggtagttcagactttgcacattcgactcgggagtgtgatgtccgcgacgacgcaaatccggtaaatctgtaaacagcagcgtacttgataacttcagtcagctcgtcttggctactgcaattttcctctctgtatatttacaataaaacgtaATAGGATATCAAACACctctgcctcctttcgttttcatttaaacataataacagctgcagaaatgtacttagttcagggaaatgtgtatatatacacattgtcattacaatgaaacaaaatattatataaatttgccttttttattttcattttagcatATAagtaaattgaatacagaccaaagataacctgttagatttaccgaaaaacaaattatattttatgtttaaccactaaagagacatcagagccagcggcacacatcagaggCTGCTTCTcagcggatagatgatcactgagctctcgctgatcacgtggagctcaccgtctccgagatcggagataaataggcactgtctttataaataaaccacaaggtccctagttcctgggtaaagttcctgtggtggaaacagaaCAGATTTGGTAACAGATACCAAACTCCAAAAACAGATGCCAAAGACTCCAGCTTTGAGGCAGCAACAGATACAACCATGTTCTGAACCTCCAGCCTGTGAGGAAAGAGATCATCTTCGTTAAGACTTCATTCAGAGTCTCTGTCCAGtgagcactgttgggaacgttactttaaaaaagtaattagttatagttactcactagagttagtaactgaattactctataataaaagtaactcgttaccaggaaaagtaactatttgcgttactgtaaaaaaacaacaacaaaaaaaagttgtttttggccactagctttgtagatgcgtttcacacattacatgtacacattacatgcacgttcttgcctttgaccacaatgaatttgaagtagtgcttatatcgccaccttgaaaatgccaacttttcttTGAATTGCTCCTGACTCACCATTTCTGCTGCTGATGCgtatctctgtgtagctgttgcgtgtgtgtagtgtgaaaagtaattagttagattaccgctttactgaaaaaataacgccgttacctaacgccgttcttttaaacgccgttattccaaacactgccaGTGAGACATCAACAGATGCAGCATGTCCTAAGTCTCCAACCTAGAGAGACAAAGTGGATCAACCAAGTACTGAATCTCTAGCCCAGAGAGGCAGAAGACACACAGACATCTGCATAAGCTCTGGTGAGCAAACCTTCACTCCAAGGTACCTTTGCTTGCGTGTTCCAGATTTTAGGACCCTTTGGCGCTCCAGGAGATCGGCGTCCTCCAGTGCTTAATGTTCAAGGCTGTCGAAATGGATTCCTGCTCCTTTGCCCACTGCAATGCTACCAGCACAACCAGTGGATGACGTCACTTTTTTTTGCTTtggcacagaaacacacagcatctatcTTACATGTCTGCATCAACACTTACTGCGGCTACTggaaccatgccttctttctgtGCCTGAACATTTTTATGACAATACACAACGCtttaatattaaaaactaaaaaacaggtcaaatggattttagaaaaaaaaaatatttttagcaattTCGTAAGGTAGCTATCCTtcaaagctgcagtagggaacttttggaAAAAAAGGCTCACTTAGCCTGAAATTTTGAAAAATCACAGCTTACAGGTCACTCCCCCTCGCTCTCTGCTGCGCTAAAGCCCTCCCTCCACAGCTCACAGTtcttaaaaaatgaaacaaatcaaGCAGGGATACTTACTTGTCAAGCGGAAATGTGGCTAACTCGGCATCTGTTTTAAATCCTTTCAGGACATGTAGCTCCCTCCACATCTGAAAAGCCGCTCCGATATTTACCCTCGTTTTATTTCGGACTCTATCaaattctttctttttgtttttttttcatcgtcATCTGTCTTTTTCCGTTTACCCGTTATTTTCTGAGATGGTGTCACGTGAGGAAttgagagggggggggggtgatcagCGCGCACACGAGCTTGATTGACACTCCTAAGACACTCCTCctggctctgattggttgtttcttactgggagcggtgtatttctgcaaatggcaataggacactgggaggagcctgaggggcttgattttttcacagattatttgtctcatattctactgtcaggacataatgacagttttaataaatatgtaaaaaaatattttttaagttccctactgcagctttaatgtaaaaaGTCTGAAAAGTTGTTAatcaaaaaagtgcatgataaataaagatattgtctctcaaaagaaagagctTACTTAATGAGTCGTCATATTTTCGAATCTTCTGCCTATTACCAGTATATGTTAAAGGATAACCTGGACCTTTGTGAATGAGTTTCAAATCTGACAGGGCTTTATTTAACGCTGTGGCAGTGGTATTCACAGTGGTAATAGTCATTTTGGTTGACTACCTATCCTACGTCTTGTTGGATTTTATGTTTTTCCTGTCTaaaggcaatttatatatttgtgcCATTAAATTAGTAAACTAGTGATaaccttttttgtttctgttcactCTAGACCTGATGGCGCTGAAAGAGGAGAGTCAAGACCTGGAAGAGAAAAATCAGTATGTGAAATATCATGACCTCATGGCTGgagaaaaatattttagttaCTCACAGACTCATAAAACAGAAACTACAAACCTTAAAGTCCagatgagagttcacactggagacagTCCTTTCATCTGCCAACACTGTGGAAGGAGTTTTATTAGAAAAGAAGGCTTTAAAAGTCACTTGAAAATCCACATTGAAGAGAATTTGTTCATGTGTCCTcggtgtggaaagagttttacacagaaaaaaacacttaatgcTCACATGAGGAGTCACTCTGGAGAGATGAAGCCTTACTCCTGCAAACTGTGTGAGTTAAGCTTCAGACGAAAAGATTGTTTTAGGtctcacatgagagttcacactggagagagccctttcacctgccaacagtgtgggaaTGGCTTTAATCGAAAAGAAAGCCTTAAAGTCCACTTaaaaatccacactggagagaaaccgttcaaatgctctcagtgtggaaagagttttagacAGAAATCAGCCCTTAATatccacatgaggattcacactggagagaagccgtacTCCTGCAAACTGTGTGGGAAGAGCTTCATACGAAAAGATTGTTTTAGCTCTCACGTGAAGATTCACACTGGACAGAGccctttcacctgccaacagtgtggaaagagttttaatCGAAAACAAAGCCTTAAAGTACACTTAAAAATCCATGCTGGAGAGAAGCCGTTCAtatgctctcagtgtggaaagagttttagacAGAAATCAGCCCTTAATatccacatgaggattcacactggagagaagccttacccctgcaaactgtgtgggaagagtttctcaGTAAAAGGAAGTCTTAAAATTCACACGagaattcacaccggagagaaacctttcatttgctctcagtgtggaaagagtttcaaacAGAAAAATGAACTTGACggccacatgagagttcacactggagagaaaccttttgattgtgatcagtgtggaaagagttttgtatTTAAATCACACCTTAATCAACACATAAGGATTCACTCTGGGGAGAACTGTTTTATATgccatcagtgtggaaagagtttctcaCAGAGAGCAAATTTTGAgattcacatgagagttcacactggagacagACCTTACAAGTGTCCTAAGTGTGAAAAGAGCTTCACAGTTAAAGGAAACCTTAATactcacatgagagttcacactggagagaagccttacaagTGTGTTCAGTGTGAAAAGAACTTCAGATATAAATCACAGCTTGATCTTCACATGAGGAGTCACCCAGGAGAGAACTGTTTTATATGTCaccagtgtggaaagagtttctcaCAGAGAGCTAACTTTGAGAATCACAGAagaactcacactggagagaagcctttcaactgtcctcagtgtggaaagagcttcacaATTAAAGGAAACCTTAATATTCACATGAAaagtcacactggagagaagccatacAAGTGTGTTCAGTGTAAAAAGAGCTTTTCATATCAAAATAACCTGAAAAGACATATGCAAACTCATTCTGTAAATAAACTGCCATTGTCCTGACAAGAGGTTTAGAAGCAATTTCAGGAACCATCAAACAATGACTGTGTTCaatctaataaaaacatcacacttATACATATTTAGGTCCTTTAcatataaaagtaatttaaatgtgagaccctgtttgtgtttttttttagagtaCTGTTACAAAAAAGCTGATTCAAGTGTGATTAGGAATACtttataaactaaaaataagGAATTAAACTTTTAGTCTGTGAAGAAACACCAGATACAAGTGcaaatgcaataattaaatagcatttaaataaaaacggCCTAATGTTACTGGATGAAATGTTGAATCCATGAAGATGAAgggtttttttcagctttttataATAGAATGTATATCTACGTTTaagtattgataaaaaaaaaatgctctgttCTCTCTTTTGATATACTGTTCacatattgatacaaaacaaaatattctggggGACTTCTTTGTGAAAAGGCTCAAAATGCTACCGCTGGCAAAAATTATATTGGATGGAAAGAGTCAAAGTATGTTTCAAGTATAAAATCAAACACTTAAATAAGAACTGGATAGTATACTTAAAgtgctaaaataatatataaattgaaGAATTCCCTGTTAATATTGCAAATACAAGGTTTTCAGATCAATTCCCAACTGAGCCCATTTCTATAGGGAATTGTGAAGCAGATACAATATATGTTGACTTTGGTGATCTCATCATTCAAGGGCTACAAATGGAAGAAAGCTGAAAAACCAGAAAACTttgaataaaagaataatgaagTTGATAAAAGAGTTGTCTGACTGTCTGGAGTTGCAAGCGTTAACAGATGACCTAGAATCGTTACAAATTAAAGCTGCAGCTAaaagaaatgtttcaaatgtatgtttttgatctCACCTATTGTACCCCATAGCTATAGGTGTTGAATTTTGTGGTTCTAAGTTGACGTGATTAGCTTGTGCAGCAGGTAGAAAAAGGTAGGTGATGCATTTCGCAACAAAATTGCAGAATGGAACATCTACCTAGCTGTGTTACTTTGCTATACTAGCATGCAGGTGTGACCTGTGTTCTTAACCTAGGACAGGCCTGCAGCTATGCTTGAAAGGTGCGATGGATGGTTTATATATGACCAGATATGTTTGGC harbors:
- the LOC127956156 gene encoding gastrula zinc finger protein XlCGF57.1 isoform X1 → MEFIKEENEDVKIEEAFRVKHEDTEEQSDLMALKEESQDLEEKNQYVKYHDLMAGEKYFSYSQTHKTETTNLKVQMRVHTGDSPFICQHCGRSFIRKEGFKSHLKIHIEENLFMCPRCGKSFTQKKTLNAHMRSHSGEMKPYSCKLCELSFRRKDCFRSHMRVHTGESPFTCQQCGNGFNRKESLKVHLKIHTGEKPFKCSQCGKSFRQKSALNIHMRIHTGEKPYSCKLCGKSFIRKDCFSSHVKIHTGQSPFTCQQCGKSFNRKQSLKVHLKIHAGEKPFICSQCGKSFRQKSALNIHMRIHTGEKPYPCKLCGKSFSVKGSLKIHTRIHTGEKPFICSQCGKSFKQKNELDGHMRVHTGEKPFDCDQCGKSFVFKSHLNQHIRIHSGENCFICHQCGKSFSQRANFEIHMRVHTGDRPYKCPKCEKSFTVKGNLNTHMRVHTGEKPYKCVQCEKNFRYKSQLDLHMRSHPGENCFICHQCGKSFSQRANFENHRRTHTGEKPFNCPQCGKSFTIKGNLNIHMKSHTGEKPYKCVQCKKSFSYQNNLKRHMQTHSVNKLPLS
- the LOC127956156 gene encoding gastrula zinc finger protein XlCGF57.1 isoform X2, whose amino-acid sequence is MEFIKEESEDVKIEETVKHEDTEEQTDLMALKEESQDLEEKNQYVKYHDLMAGEKYFSYSQTHKTETTNLKVQMRVHTGDSPFICQHCGRSFIRKEGFKSHLKIHIEENLFMCPRCGKSFTQKKTLNAHMRSHSGEMKPYSCKLCELSFRRKDCFRSHMRVHTGESPFTCQQCGNGFNRKESLKVHLKIHTGEKPFKCSQCGKSFRQKSALNIHMRIHTGEKPYSCKLCGKSFIRKDCFSSHVKIHTGQSPFTCQQCGKSFNRKQSLKVHLKIHAGEKPFICSQCGKSFRQKSALNIHMRIHTGEKPYPCKLCGKSFSVKGSLKIHTRIHTGEKPFICSQCGKSFKQKNELDGHMRVHTGEKPFDCDQCGKSFVFKSHLNQHIRIHSGENCFICHQCGKSFSQRANFEIHMRVHTGDRPYKCPKCEKSFTVKGNLNTHMRVHTGEKPYKCVQCEKNFRYKSQLDLHMRSHPGENCFICHQCGKSFSQRANFENHRRTHTGEKPFNCPQCGKSFTIKGNLNIHMKSHTGEKPYKCVQCKKSFSYQNNLKRHMQTHSVNKLPLS